In Candidatus Sedimenticola sp. (ex Thyasira tokunagai), the following proteins share a genomic window:
- a CDS encoding deacylase, which translates to MRVAFRIEVNTVLGAVEGVPNLLRLLDEYKVEGSFLLSLGADYSTGLLKKLPVELLSYLPVPMIGKKARDNLCAIRGAGHGVGLSAYTPHAWRGDIAYRDAAWTRNEFHRALDAFDTLYGGRPEFYGAAGWQINSHLLALEEELDFHFASDVRGRGPFLPTLQGVSSNCPQIPTTLPTLSELLNIKDVPHEKLHEYIFSECQRILPNGEVFSLNAGYEGRELVEVLENMLVMWKGSQWEFKTLAELFDSCQNISLPRHQVGWGEVPGGDGHVAMQSLLINE; encoded by the coding sequence TTGCGCGTCGCTTTTAGAATTGAGGTCAATACGGTTTTGGGTGCTGTCGAGGGGGTACCTAACCTTCTGCGACTACTGGATGAGTATAAGGTAGAGGGTAGTTTTCTATTGAGCTTGGGGGCCGATTATTCAACCGGCCTATTGAAAAAACTACCTGTCGAGTTGTTGAGTTATCTACCGGTACCGATGATCGGTAAAAAGGCGAGAGACAATCTGTGTGCTATCAGGGGTGCAGGGCACGGGGTAGGACTCTCGGCTTATACACCACACGCCTGGCGTGGTGATATCGCGTATCGTGATGCGGCCTGGACCCGCAATGAATTCCATAGAGCACTTGACGCTTTCGATACTCTTTACGGGGGGCGACCCGAATTCTACGGTGCGGCTGGTTGGCAGATAAATTCTCACCTACTTGCTCTGGAAGAGGAGTTGGATTTTCATTTTGCCAGCGATGTAAGAGGGAGGGGACCTTTTCTACCTACACTGCAAGGCGTCTCCTCCAACTGCCCACAAATCCCGACTACGCTACCGACACTGAGTGAACTGCTTAATATAAAAGATGTGCCCCATGAAAAACTTCATGAATATATCTTTTCAGAGTGTCAGCGCATATTGCCCAACGGGGAGGTGTTTAGCCTAAACGCCGGTTACGAGGGAAGAGAATTGGTCGAGGTTCTTGAAAATATGCTGGTGATGTGGAAGGGAAGTCAGTGGGAGTTCAAAACGCTGGCTGAGCTGTTTGATAGTTGCCAAAATATCTCTTTGCCA
- a CDS encoding Tex family protein, which produces MHKIIAKIAEELSVAERQVMAAVELLDEGATVPFVARYRKEKTGGLDDAQLRHLDERLGYLRELEERRTVVIGSIREQGKLTADLEREILTAETKTRLEDLYLPYKPKRRTKAQIAREAGLEPLAIGLLEQPEKDPEVEAAKYVDSEKGVEDVKAALDGARQVLMERFAENAELIGTLREYLWVNGTIKSQLVLGKEREAAKFSDYFDYSEAINKIPSHRALALFRGRNEGLLNLELLVDAEAEGITPCEMTIAQYCGVSDEGRAADRWLRDTVRWAWRIKIFSRLDLELKMRLRDAAEEEAIRVFGNNLKDLLLAAPAGNLSIIGLDPGLRTGVKVAVVDATGKSVATDTIYPHVPRNQWDQSLETLAKLAKNFSTGLIAIGNGTASRETDRLAADLIKRYPDLKLQKIVVSEAGASVYSASEIASAELPGMDVSLRGAVSIARRLQDPLAELVKIEPKAIGVGQYQHDVNQVRLARALNNVVEDCVNSVGVNANTASPALLGQVSGLNRTLAENIVQFRNINGPFNNRKELLKVSRLGEKTYEQAAGFLRIINGGNPLDASAVHPEAYPVVERIVAAAARPVMQVIGDSHFLRKLDPAVYVDEKFGVPTVTDIIAELDKPGRDPRGEFKTVGFQEGVEEISDLKADMVLEGVITNVTNFGAFVDIGVHQDGLVHISAMSEKFIKDPREVVKAGDLVKVKVMEVDLERKRIGLTMRLTDKSEERAKAATRGRRADAGSRPAQKPRHKEKEQSQNGAMAAALASALGKK; this is translated from the coding sequence ATGCATAAAATAATTGCCAAAATAGCGGAAGAGTTGAGTGTGGCCGAGCGCCAGGTCATGGCAGCAGTTGAACTGCTGGACGAGGGTGCGACGGTTCCCTTTGTCGCCAGGTATAGAAAAGAGAAGACAGGAGGGCTTGATGATGCACAGTTGCGTCATCTTGATGAGCGGCTGGGTTATCTGCGCGAACTTGAGGAGAGACGCACAGTCGTAATTGGCAGTATCAGGGAGCAGGGGAAACTTACCGCCGACCTGGAGCGTGAAATCCTAACGGCCGAAACCAAGACACGACTGGAAGATCTGTATCTCCCCTATAAACCGAAACGTCGCACCAAGGCGCAGATTGCACGTGAGGCAGGCCTTGAACCCCTGGCTATTGGGTTGCTTGAACAGCCTGAGAAAGATCCTGAAGTTGAGGCAGCGAAATATGTTGATTCAGAAAAAGGAGTGGAAGATGTAAAGGCCGCCCTTGATGGTGCCCGCCAGGTATTGATGGAACGCTTCGCAGAAAATGCTGAGCTGATTGGAACATTACGTGAGTATCTTTGGGTTAACGGGACCATCAAATCACAGTTGGTTTTGGGTAAAGAGCGGGAAGCCGCAAAATTCAGTGACTATTTTGATTACTCTGAAGCGATCAATAAAATACCGTCACACCGCGCTTTGGCACTGTTTCGTGGGCGTAATGAGGGGCTGCTTAACCTGGAGTTGCTGGTAGACGCTGAAGCGGAGGGTATTACCCCCTGTGAAATGACCATAGCTCAGTATTGTGGTGTCAGTGATGAGGGGCGGGCGGCAGACCGCTGGCTGCGTGATACGGTGCGCTGGGCGTGGCGTATAAAAATCTTTAGCCGCCTTGACCTGGAACTGAAGATGCGTCTGCGTGATGCAGCAGAAGAGGAGGCGATACGGGTGTTTGGTAACAACCTAAAAGATCTCCTGCTGGCGGCACCTGCGGGCAACCTTTCAATCATAGGGCTGGACCCCGGTTTAAGGACAGGGGTAAAAGTGGCAGTTGTGGATGCCACTGGGAAGTCCGTGGCTACCGATACGATCTATCCACATGTGCCGAGAAACCAGTGGGACCAATCGTTGGAGACGCTGGCTAAACTGGCAAAAAACTTCAGCACTGGCTTGATTGCCATCGGCAACGGCACGGCATCACGGGAGACGGATCGTTTGGCGGCCGACCTGATCAAAAGATATCCAGATCTTAAACTACAGAAGATTGTGGTAAGTGAGGCCGGTGCATCGGTCTACTCTGCTTCTGAAATCGCCTCTGCTGAGTTGCCGGGTATGGATGTCTCATTGCGTGGTGCGGTCTCTATTGCCCGACGTCTTCAGGACCCTCTGGCAGAGTTGGTGAAAATTGAGCCCAAGGCGATAGGTGTCGGACAGTATCAACACGATGTCAATCAGGTTCGTCTTGCACGTGCTCTTAATAACGTAGTGGAGGACTGTGTCAACTCTGTGGGTGTCAATGCCAATACAGCTTCTCCCGCACTGCTCGGACAGGTATCGGGCCTTAACAGGACATTGGCTGAAAACATTGTGCAGTTTCGTAATATAAACGGCCCGTTCAACAATAGAAAAGAGCTTCTCAAGGTGTCTCGTTTGGGTGAAAAGACCTATGAGCAGGCTGCCGGTTTTCTTCGCATTATTAATGGCGGCAATCCGTTGGATGCATCAGCGGTTCACCCTGAAGCCTATCCGGTGGTAGAGCGAATTGTTGCGGCTGCAGCTCGTCCTGTAATGCAGGTCATAGGCGATAGCCATTTTCTGCGTAAGCTTGATCCGGCTGTGTATGTTGATGAAAAGTTTGGTGTTCCCACTGTTACCGATATTATCGCCGAACTGGACAAGCCGGGGAGAGATCCTCGTGGTGAATTTAAAACGGTCGGCTTTCAGGAGGGTGTCGAAGAGATCTCTGACCTAAAAGCGGATATGGTGCTGGAGGGTGTAATTACCAACGTCACTAATTTTGGTGCGTTTGTTGATATTGGTGTCCACCAGGATGGTCTGGTTCATATCTCCGCTATGTCTGAAAAATTTATCAAAGATCCACGTGAAGTTGTAAAGGCGGGTGACTTGGTAAAGGTCAAAGTGATGGAGGTGGATCTGGAACGTAAACGTATCGGCCTGACCATGCGTCTGACGGATAAAAGCGAGGAGCGGGCTAAGGCGGCTACAAGAGGGCGGCGGGCCGATGCCGGGAGCCGTCCGGCACAGAAGCCGCGGCATAAGGAAAAAGAGCAATCACAAAATGGTGCTATGGCAGCGGCATTAGCTTCTGCACTTGGAAAAAAATAG
- the ihfB gene encoding integration host factor subunit beta, with product MTKSELIDVIAKEQSHLAYRDVELSVKCILEQMSQTLASGERIEIRGFGSFSLHYRPARQGRNPKTGASVTLSGKHVPHFKPGKELRDRVNAALKLKKDAV from the coding sequence ATGACAAAATCTGAACTGATTGACGTCATCGCAAAAGAGCAGAGCCATCTTGCGTATCGTGATGTTGAACTGTCTGTAAAGTGTATTTTAGAGCAGATGAGTCAGACACTGGCCTCTGGGGAACGGATCGAAATCCGTGGATTTGGGAGCTTCTCCCTGCACTATCGGCCTGCCAGACAGGGCCGAAACCCCAAGACTGGAGCCTCAGTGACGCTTTCTGGTAAGCATGTGCCCCATTTTAAGCCGGGGAAAGAGCTGCGTGATCGTGTTAATGCCGCTCTGAAGCTAAAGAAAGATGCTGTTTGA
- the rpsA gene encoding 30S ribosomal protein S1: MTESFAELFEESIAKTQLRSGAIVIGTVLEITNDMVIVNAGLKSEGVIPKEQFLSLKGEIEVAVGDQVEVALDAVEDGFGSTRLSREKAKRHHAWKVLETAFEAEENVTGRINGKVKGGFTVELGEIRAFLPGSLVDVRPVRDTTYLEGKDLEFKVIKLDQRRNNVVVSRRSVVETEYSAEREALLESLQEGIEIKGIVKNLTDYGAFVDLGGIDGLLHITDMAWKRVKHPSEVVEIGDEISVKVLKFDREKQRVSLGLKQMGDDPWVNLSRRYPEHTRLFGKVTNLADYGCFVEIEEGVEGLVHVSEMDWTNKNIHPSKLVQLGEEVEVMVLDIDEERRRISLGMKQCQNNPWDEFAANFNKGDHVTGKIKSITDFGIFIGLDGGIDGLVHLSDISWDEGGEESVRDFKKGQELETVVLSVDPERERISLGVKQLDKDPFSSYLATNSKGSVVNGVIKEVDARGAVVTLDEGIEGYIRVSEISRDRIEDARTVLKEGSAIEAKFMGVDRKNRTITLSMKAKDYAEEQAAIKSYSSGSAGGSAATLGDLLKAQMDGPEE, translated from the coding sequence ATGACCGAAAGCTTTGCAGAATTATTTGAAGAGAGTATTGCTAAAACACAGCTACGCTCTGGTGCCATAGTCATAGGCACCGTCCTTGAAATCACCAATGATATGGTGATTGTCAATGCCGGACTCAAGTCCGAAGGTGTTATTCCTAAAGAACAGTTTTTGAGCTTGAAGGGCGAAATCGAAGTCGCCGTCGGTGATCAGGTAGAAGTTGCGCTGGACGCTGTTGAAGACGGTTTCGGATCTACCCGTCTGTCACGCGAAAAGGCAAAACGTCACCACGCCTGGAAGGTTCTGGAAACAGCTTTCGAAGCAGAAGAGAATGTTACCGGCCGTATCAACGGCAAGGTCAAGGGTGGTTTCACCGTCGAGCTGGGCGAGATTCGTGCATTCCTGCCGGGTTCACTGGTCGATGTACGCCCTGTGCGCGACACCACCTACCTGGAAGGCAAGGACCTGGAATTCAAGGTTATCAAGCTGGATCAGCGTCGTAACAACGTCGTTGTCTCCCGCCGTTCTGTAGTTGAGACCGAGTACAGCGCTGAGCGCGAAGCACTGCTCGAGAGCCTGCAGGAAGGTATCGAGATCAAGGGTATCGTCAAGAACCTCACCGACTACGGCGCGTTCGTCGACCTCGGTGGTATCGACGGTCTGCTGCATATCACCGACATGGCCTGGAAGCGTGTCAAGCATCCTTCTGAGGTGGTTGAGATTGGTGATGAAATTTCTGTCAAGGTACTCAAGTTCGATCGTGAGAAACAGCGTGTCTCTCTTGGCCTCAAGCAGATGGGCGATGATCCTTGGGTCAACCTCTCTCGCCGTTACCCTGAGCACACCCGCCTGTTCGGTAAGGTGACCAACCTGGCTGACTACGGCTGCTTCGTTGAGATCGAAGAGGGTGTCGAGGGTCTGGTTCATGTCTCCGAGATGGATTGGACCAACAAGAACATCCATCCCTCCAAGCTGGTACAGCTGGGAGAAGAGGTAGAGGTTATGGTTCTGGATATCGACGAGGAGCGTCGTCGTATATCTCTGGGCATGAAACAGTGCCAGAACAACCCCTGGGATGAGTTCGCAGCTAACTTCAATAAAGGCGACCACGTTACCGGCAAGATTAAATCGATTACCGACTTCGGTATCTTCATCGGCCTCGATGGTGGAATCGACGGCCTGGTTCATCTCTCTGACATCTCTTGGGATGAGGGTGGTGAAGAGAGTGTTCGTGACTTTAAGAAGGGTCAGGAGCTGGAGACGGTTGTTCTCTCTGTCGATCCTGAGCGTGAGCGTATCTCTCTCGGTGTTAAACAGCTGGATAAAGATCCGTTCTCATCTTACTTGGCAACCAACAGCAAAGGCAGTGTTGTCAACGGTGTTATCAAAGAGGTTGATGCACGCGGTGCCGTGGTTACTCTGGATGAGGGAATCGAAGGTTACATCCGTGTCTCGGAAATCTCGCGTGACCGTATTGAAGATGCTCGCACAGTGCTTAAGGAAGGCAGTGCGATTGAAGCCAAGTTCATGGGCGTCGACCGCAAAAATCGCACCATTACCCTCTCCATGAAGGCGAAGGATTACGCTGAAGAGCAGGCCGCGATCAAGTCTTACTCCAGCGGCTCTGCCGGCGGTTCAGCAGCTACCCTTGGTGACCTGCTGAAAGCTCAGATGGATGGACCTGAAGAGTGA
- the cmk gene encoding (d)CMP kinase has product MVPVVTIDGPSGSGKGTIAGMLAQQLKWHCLDSGALYRLVAFAADHAGISVDHVSELEHLVRTMDVEFRSTGIWLNCEEVTTAIRTEQVGNAASKVAAIPEVRAALLEWQREYARIPGLVADGRDMGSVVFPDAGVKIFLTASADERAKRRYNQLKEKGLDANLPDLITEIEERDERDSNRSVAPLKAPVGALEIESTALSIDEVLELVLGRVRDAFPELAI; this is encoded by the coding sequence ATGGTTCCAGTTGTCACTATCGATGGTCCCAGCGGGTCGGGAAAGGGCACTATCGCCGGAATGTTGGCACAACAGCTAAAGTGGCACTGTCTGGATAGTGGTGCACTCTATAGATTGGTAGCGTTTGCTGCCGATCATGCAGGGATCAGTGTCGATCATGTTTCAGAATTAGAGCACCTTGTGCGGACCATGGATGTCGAATTCCGCAGTACAGGTATCTGGCTCAACTGTGAGGAGGTGACGACGGCTATACGCACCGAGCAGGTGGGTAATGCGGCATCTAAAGTTGCCGCCATACCTGAAGTGAGAGCTGCTCTACTGGAGTGGCAGCGGGAGTATGCCAGGATACCGGGTCTGGTGGCGGATGGCAGGGATATGGGATCTGTCGTCTTTCCTGATGCCGGGGTGAAAATCTTTCTTACCGCATCAGCGGATGAAAGGGCTAAAAGGCGCTATAACCAGTTGAAAGAAAAAGGATTGGATGCTAATCTTCCCGATCTTATTACCGAGATAGAGGAACGTGACGAGCGGGATAGTAATCGCAGTGTTGCACCTCTAAAGGCGCCGGTTGGCGCACTGGAAATTGAATCGACAGCACTATCTATTGATGAGGTGCTGGAATTGGTTCTGGGCAGGGTACGCGATGCCTTTCCCGAACTTGCTATTTAG
- the aroA gene encoding 3-phosphoshikimate 1-carboxyvinyltransferase: protein MSSAGNLLFYVRPGGKLKGSLRVPGDKSVSHRSIMLGSLAEGVTRVSGFLEGEDSLATLRAFRRMGVRIEGPEQGRVTIHGVGMNGLKEPDGILDLGNSGTSMRLLSGLLAGQGLNLTLSGDKSLSSRPMRRVTEPLGEMGAVIGTAENGTAPLVIDPVSSLKGFCYRMPVASAQVKSCLLLAGLYAEGETCVIEPAPTRDHTERMLKGFGYPVERKGDKICVSGGGKLAACDIDVPADISSATFFLVGAAIAEGSDVTLEHVGINPTRDGVISILRLMGAQIDILNPRDVGGEPVADLRIHSSSGLKGVQIPEELVPLAIDEFPALFVAAACADGETVLTGAEELRVKESDRIQVMADGLTALGVDVEPTADGIIIQGGAIRGGRVNSHGDHRIAMSFAMAALRAEGEIIIDDCDNVNTSFPGFVELAVGAGLDISINRGGE from the coding sequence TTGAGCTCAGCCGGTAATCTACTCTTCTATGTTCGCCCCGGTGGAAAACTTAAGGGATCCCTGCGGGTTCCCGGTGATAAATCAGTTTCCCATCGTTCAATCATGCTCGGTTCCCTGGCTGAGGGGGTGACCCGGGTCAGTGGTTTTCTTGAGGGTGAAGATAGTCTGGCTACACTGCGGGCTTTTCGCCGGATGGGTGTGCGGATTGAGGGACCTGAACAGGGACGAGTGACCATTCATGGTGTTGGTATGAACGGTTTGAAGGAGCCTGATGGCATATTGGATCTGGGTAACTCCGGAACATCGATGCGACTGCTCTCGGGTCTGCTTGCCGGGCAGGGGCTTAATCTTACACTCAGCGGTGATAAATCCCTCTCCAGTCGACCGATGCGCCGAGTCACCGAGCCGCTGGGCGAGATGGGGGCGGTCATTGGCACCGCAGAGAACGGCACTGCTCCGCTGGTGATTGACCCGGTGTCCAGCCTCAAGGGGTTCTGTTACCGGATGCCGGTGGCCAGTGCTCAGGTGAAATCCTGCCTGCTGCTGGCGGGTCTCTACGCAGAGGGTGAAACCTGTGTTATCGAACCGGCACCCACCCGAGACCATACCGAACGTATGTTGAAGGGGTTTGGCTATCCAGTTGAGCGCAAGGGCGACAAAATCTGCGTCAGCGGCGGAGGCAAGTTGGCTGCCTGCGATATTGATGTGCCCGCCGATATCTCATCGGCAACCTTTTTTCTGGTGGGTGCGGCCATCGCTGAAGGTTCGGATGTCACGCTTGAACATGTCGGTATCAATCCGACACGTGATGGCGTGATCTCCATATTGCGCCTGATGGGGGCACAAATCGATATTCTGAATCCACGTGATGTGGGTGGCGAGCCGGTAGCAGATCTGCGAATTCACTCTTCTTCCGGTTTGAAAGGGGTGCAGATACCGGAAGAGTTGGTGCCTCTGGCGATCGATGAGTTCCCCGCGCTGTTTGTTGCGGCTGCCTGTGCCGATGGTGAAACGGTGCTCACCGGTGCTGAGGAGTTGCGGGTCAAAGAGAGCGACCGTATCCAGGTGATGGCAGACGGTCTTACCGCCTTGGGTGTCGATGTCGAACCGACAGCTGATGGGATTATTATTCAGGGTGGAGCTATTCGTGGCGGTCGCGTCAACAGCCATGGCGATCACCGTATTGCCATGTCTTTTGCCATGGCGGCGCTACGGGCTGAAGGAGAGATCATCATTGACGATTGTGACAATGTGAATACCTCATTTCCCGGTTTTGTGGAATTGGCAGTGGGTGCCGGTTTGGATATCAGTATAAATAGAGGAGGCGAGTAA